In the Oryza glaberrima chromosome 6, OglaRS2, whole genome shotgun sequence genome, one interval contains:
- the LOC127776090 gene encoding ras-related protein RABA3-like — MEEEDYVFKVVVIGDSAVGKTQLLGRFTKDEFFIDSKSTIGIEFQTRTVEIGGKRVKAQIWDTAGQERYRAVTSAYYRGALGAMLVYDVTSRRSFHHAARWLHDLRAHADNSIVVMLIGNKADLSHARAVAADEAAAFAEDQGLFFSEASALSGDNVEEAFLGLLREIHAIVSRRSLLEMDGINGDAAANANAALMLRGTKLSLSDELSIMETSAIKRVSRCSCS; from the coding sequence atggaggaggaggattatGTGTTCAAGGTGGTGGTGATCGGAGACTCGGCGGTGGGGAAGACGCAGCTGCTGGGGCGGTTCACAAAGGACGAGTTCTTCATCGACTCCAAGTCGACCATCGGCATCGAGTTCCAGACGCGGACGGTGGAGATCGGCGGGAAGCGGGTGAAGGCCCAGATCTGGGACACCGCGGGGCAGGAGAGGTACCGCGCCGTCACCAGCGCCTACTACCGCGGCGCCCTCGGCGCCATGCTCGTCTACGACGTCACCAGCCGCCGGAGCTTCCACCACGCCGCCCGCTGGCTCCACGACCTCCGCGCCCACGCCGACAACTCCATCGTCGTCATGCTCATCGGCAACAAGGCCGACCTCTCCcacgcccgcgccgtcgccgccgacgaggccgccgccttcgccgagGACCAGGGCCTCTTCTTCTCCGAGGCGTCGGCGCTCAGCGGGGACAACGTCGAGGAGGccttcctcggcctcctccgggAGATCCATGCCATCGTCTCGCGGAGGTCGCTGCTGGAGATGGACGGCAtcaacggcgacgccgccgccaacgccaacGCCGCGCTCATGCTCAGGGGCACCAAGCTCTCGCTCTCCGACGAGCTCTCCATCATGGAGACCAGCGCCATCAAGAGAGTGAGCAGGTGCTCATGCTCTTAA